The Roseococcus microcysteis genome contains a region encoding:
- a CDS encoding tripartite tricarboxylate transporter substrate binding protein: MSSPRAQTATPGSVRLVTPFSEGGVADIAARRFARHAVRHRGAGALPLRVENMPGASGALGTAAVARAAPDGETLLLARVASSAILPATDPRTAYGLDDFTWLGLLDANPFVIAVPAGAPFADLPALLARLHDTAQPPLRFATSGPATILDLGIRKMFVLAGLPIDAAEAVATRGGGEALAAMLAGEADFLGGNLGDMMEAIRARRVRPLAIAGNARLPLLPQVPSTAEAGLPDMAHLSGWSAIAAPAGLPDELAREWEGVIQRVGADPRWVRETEAEGSRPIITDGAGARAHVLAQITLYRDIARRLGLG, translated from the coding sequence TTGTCGTCTCCGCGTGCCCAGACGGCAACACCGGGTTCGGTGCGCCTCGTCACGCCCTTCTCGGAGGGGGGTGTCGCCGACATCGCGGCCCGCCGCTTCGCCCGCCACGCCGTGCGCCATCGTGGCGCCGGCGCCTTGCCGCTGCGGGTCGAGAACATGCCCGGCGCCTCGGGCGCGCTGGGCACGGCCGCCGTGGCGCGCGCGGCGCCAGACGGCGAGACGCTGCTGCTGGCGCGCGTCGCCTCCTCCGCCATCCTGCCCGCCACCGACCCGCGCACGGCCTATGGGCTGGATGACTTCACCTGGCTCGGCCTGCTCGATGCCAACCCCTTCGTCATCGCCGTGCCGGCGGGCGCGCCTTTCGCGGACCTTCCCGCGCTGCTGGCCCGGCTGCACGACACCGCCCAGCCGCCGCTGCGCTTCGCCACCAGCGGGCCGGCCACCATCCTCGACCTTGGCATCCGCAAGATGTTCGTGCTCGCGGGCCTGCCGATTGACGCGGCGGAGGCGGTGGCGACGCGCGGCGGGGGCGAGGCGCTGGCCGCCATGCTCGCGGGCGAGGCGGATTTTCTCGGCGGCAACCTCGGCGACATGATGGAGGCCATCCGCGCGCGGCGCGTGCGGCCCCTCGCCATCGCGGGGAATGCGCGGCTGCCCCTGCTGCCCCAGGTGCCCAGCACCGCCGAGGCGGGGCTGCCCGACATGGCGCATCTGTCGGGCTGGAGCGCCATCGCCGCCCCCGCCGGCCTGCCCGATGAGCTGGCCCGGGAGTGGGAGGGCGTGATCCAGCGCGTGGGCGCCGACCCGCGCTGGGTCCGCGAGACCGAGGCCGAGGGCAGCCGCCCCATCATCACCGATGGCGCGGGCGCCCGGGCGCATGTGCTGGCGCAGATCACCCTCTACCGCGACATCGCGCGGCGGCTCGGCCTGGGCTGA
- a CDS encoding lysozyme family protein, translating to MRDAPQELLPAFDPQFRGATRGPRAACLLATRRAEDIHGLPRGLLTAIALSESGLHAHALSIRGTPHYPADLDEARQLLRQARGSVMAGCMQVNARVHARGEDWPLDPFTAADWAGGVLARWARENNGSWTEALRRWHGASPGNTRSLVCRVRAKLEVTNPGSDLFQSTRCPEATAQRLRNDAEAHLQTAEAQAGRRGVASAAAGF from the coding sequence ATGCGCGACGCCCCGCAGGAGCTGCTGCCGGCCTTCGACCCGCAGTTCCGGGGCGCCACGCGCGGCCCCCGGGCCGCCTGCCTGCTGGCCACCCGCCGGGCCGAGGACATCCACGGCCTGCCCCGCGGGCTGCTGACCGCCATCGCCCTGTCGGAGAGCGGGCTGCACGCCCATGCGCTGTCCATCCGCGGCACCCCCCACTATCCGGCCGACCTCGATGAGGCGCGCCAACTGCTCCGCCAGGCGCGTGGCAGCGTCATGGCGGGCTGCATGCAGGTGAATGCGCGCGTCCATGCGCGCGGCGAGGACTGGCCGCTCGATCCCTTCACCGCCGCCGACTGGGCGGGCGGCGTGCTGGCGCGCTGGGCACGGGAGAACAACGGCTCCTGGACCGAGGCGCTGCGCCGCTGGCATGGCGCGAGCCCGGGCAACACGCGCAGCCTGGTCTGCCGCGTGCGCGCCAAGCTGGAGGTGACGAACCCCGGCAGCGACCTGTTCCAGAGCACGCGCTGCCCCGAGGCCACGGCCCAGCGTCTGCGCAATGACGCGGAGGCCCATCTGCAGACCGCGGAGGCCCAGGCGGGCCGCCGCGGCGTCGCGAGCGCCGCCGCGGGTTTCTGA
- a CDS encoding thiamine pyrophosphate-requiring protein, with protein MKVGDAIAEIMKREGIEILTGYPVNHLIEHAAAVDIRPVMVRQERIGLHMADAISRVTSGKKLGAFCMQHGPGAENAYGGIAQCFGESIPVLVMPMGYPRRIAHVPPNYNSTIQMRGVTKSAEAIMSAAEVPNIMRRAFARLRNGRGGPVLVEIPTDMFNEELPGELDYTPVVATRSGADPVDIRRAAEMLANARRPVIYAGTGVHWAQAWPQLRELAELLAIPVTSSLGGKSSFPEDHALALGSSGLAMPKPVRHFLDNADVIFGIGCSFTETNFGVKMPARKPGGVKFIHATLDPDHIDKDIRCDIGLVGDAALILDALLEELRGRVKEKRDHAPVQQEIEAIRAPWLAQWAHKRDSNDAPLNPYRVLRDLWRTVDVDNTIITHDAGSPRDQLSPFWISRTPLSYLGWGKTTQLGYGLGLAMGAKLAAPDKLCINVWGDAAIGFTGMDFETAVRERIPILSILLNNFSMAIELKIMALSTEKYRTTDISGDYAAMARAFGGYGERVTEVAQIIPAIQRGIEQTRNGVPALLEFITSKETEVSRL; from the coding sequence ATGAAGGTCGGCGACGCCATCGCGGAGATCATGAAGCGGGAGGGGATCGAAATCCTCACCGGCTACCCCGTGAACCACCTCATCGAGCACGCGGCGGCGGTGGATATCCGCCCCGTCATGGTCCGGCAGGAGCGCATCGGGCTGCACATGGCGGATGCCATCAGCCGGGTCACCTCGGGCAAGAAGCTCGGCGCCTTCTGCATGCAGCACGGGCCGGGGGCGGAGAACGCCTATGGCGGTATCGCGCAATGCTTCGGCGAGAGCATTCCGGTGCTGGTCATGCCCATGGGCTATCCGCGGCGCATCGCGCATGTGCCGCCCAACTACAATTCCACCATCCAGATGCGCGGCGTGACGAAATCCGCCGAGGCGATCATGTCGGCGGCCGAGGTCCCCAACATCATGCGCCGCGCCTTCGCGCGGCTGCGGAACGGGCGCGGCGGGCCCGTGCTGGTCGAAATCCCGACCGACATGTTCAACGAGGAACTGCCCGGCGAGCTGGACTACACGCCCGTCGTCGCCACGCGCTCCGGCGCCGATCCGGTGGACATCCGCCGCGCCGCCGAGATGCTGGCCAATGCCCGCCGCCCCGTGATCTATGCCGGCACCGGCGTGCATTGGGCGCAGGCCTGGCCGCAGCTGCGGGAGCTGGCGGAACTGCTGGCCATTCCCGTGACGTCCAGCCTGGGCGGGAAGTCCTCCTTCCCCGAGGATCATGCGCTGGCGCTGGGCTCGAGCGGCCTCGCCATGCCCAAGCCGGTGCGGCATTTCCTGGACAATGCCGATGTGATCTTCGGCATCGGCTGCTCCTTCACCGAGACGAATTTCGGCGTGAAGATGCCGGCGCGGAAGCCTGGCGGCGTGAAGTTCATCCACGCCACGCTGGACCCCGACCATATCGACAAGGACATCCGCTGCGACATCGGCCTGGTGGGCGATGCCGCGCTGATCCTGGACGCGCTGCTGGAGGAGCTGCGCGGCCGCGTGAAGGAAAAGCGCGACCACGCGCCGGTGCAGCAGGAGATCGAGGCCATCCGCGCGCCCTGGCTCGCGCAATGGGCGCACAAGCGGGATTCCAACGACGCCCCGCTCAACCCCTACCGCGTGCTGCGCGACCTCTGGCGCACGGTGGATGTGGACAACACCATCATCACCCATGATGCGGGCAGCCCGCGTGACCAGCTTTCCCCCTTCTGGATCAGCCGCACGCCGCTGTCCTACCTGGGTTGGGGCAAGACCACGCAGCTCGGCTATGGGCTGGGGCTGGCCATGGGCGCCAAGCTCGCGGCCCCCGACAAGCTCTGCATCAATGTCTGGGGCGATGCGGCCATCGGCTTCACGGGGATGGATTTCGAGACGGCGGTGCGTGAGCGCATCCCCATCCTGTCCATCCTGCTGAACAATTTCTCGATGGCGATCGAGCTGAAGATCATGGCCCTCAGCACCGAGAAATACCGCACCACCGACATCAGCGGCGACTACGCCGCCATGGCGCGGGCCTTCGGCGGCTATGGCGAGCGGGTGACGGAGGTGGCGCAGATCATCCCCGCCATCCAGCGGGGCATCGAGCAGACGCGCAACGGCGTGCCCGCGCTGCTCGAATTCATCACCAGCAAGGAGACCGAGGTCTCCCGCCTGTAG
- a CDS encoding amidase, with protein sequence MIPTIAEAAREIAAKRLSPVELAQACLARVEAHQPALHAFILQTPERALDDARAAEARQMAGRLRGKLDGIPIGHKDIYETAGIPTTGHSAQMQDHVPAQDAFTVARWREAGVVLLGKLATHEFAFGGPSFDLPWPPARNPWDTERFTAGSSSGTGAAVASGMILGGTGSDTGGSIRGPAALCGIAGIKPSYGLCSRSGVLPLAHTLDTTGPMAWTSEDCALLLEAMAGHDPADPSSASHPLPSFDVKQDLRARRVGVIRHFHESDHRVSDATLRGIEESLAIFRARGMEVVEVTLPPLQDFHAAGWVTLAAEAWAVHEPWMREKPMKYGEALRARLGMGALLTAGDYLQAQRRRREIIARSFAATEGVDLLVTAAVVGEAPKITEVGKFASIEKPGFTIPFNILGWPALSVCTGFGAGGLPVAVQIVGKPWQDGLVLAAGHALETENGHRAKRPAL encoded by the coding sequence ATGATCCCGACCATCGCCGAGGCCGCGCGCGAGATCGCGGCCAAGCGCCTTTCGCCCGTGGAACTCGCGCAGGCCTGCCTGGCGCGCGTGGAGGCCCACCAGCCCGCCCTGCACGCCTTCATCCTGCAAACGCCCGAACGTGCCCTGGACGATGCCCGCGCCGCCGAAGCGCGCCAGATGGCGGGCCGCCTGCGCGGGAAGCTCGACGGCATCCCCATCGGCCACAAGGACATCTACGAGACGGCCGGCATCCCCACCACTGGCCATTCCGCGCAGATGCAGGACCATGTGCCGGCGCAGGACGCCTTCACCGTGGCGCGCTGGCGCGAGGCGGGTGTCGTGCTCCTGGGCAAGCTCGCCACCCATGAATTCGCCTTTGGCGGCCCCAGCTTCGACCTGCCCTGGCCCCCCGCCCGCAACCCCTGGGACACGGAGCGCTTCACCGCCGGCAGCAGCAGCGGCACGGGTGCCGCGGTGGCGTCCGGCATGATCCTGGGTGGCACGGGCTCGGACACGGGCGGGTCCATCCGGGGCCCGGCGGCGCTGTGCGGCATCGCCGGCATCAAGCCGAGCTACGGGCTGTGCTCACGTTCGGGCGTGCTGCCGCTGGCGCACACGCTGGACACGACCGGGCCCATGGCCTGGACCAGCGAGGATTGCGCCCTGCTGCTGGAAGCCATGGCCGGCCACGACCCCGCCGACCCCAGCAGCGCCAGCCACCCGCTGCCCAGCTTTGACGTGAAGCAGGACCTCCGCGCGCGGCGCGTGGGCGTGATCCGACATTTCCACGAGAGCGACCACCGCGTCTCCGACGCCACGCTGCGCGGCATCGAGGAGAGCCTCGCCATCTTCCGCGCGCGGGGCATGGAGGTGGTGGAGGTCACCCTGCCGCCGCTCCAGGATTTCCACGCCGCGGGCTGGGTAACGCTGGCGGCCGAGGCCTGGGCCGTCCATGAGCCCTGGATGCGCGAAAAGCCCATGAAGTATGGCGAGGCCCTGCGCGCGCGCCTGGGCATGGGCGCGCTGCTGACGGCGGGCGACTACCTCCAGGCCCAGCGCAGGCGGCGCGAGATCATCGCGCGGAGCTTCGCCGCGACCGAGGGCGTGGATCTGCTGGTCACCGCCGCCGTGGTGGGCGAGGCGCCGAAGATCACGGAGGTGGGCAAGTTCGCCAGCATCGAGAAGCCGGGCTTCACCATCCCCTTCAACATCCTGGGCTGGCCGGCACTCTCCGTGTGCACGGGCTTCGGCGCCGGCGGGCTGCCGGTGGCGGTGCAGATCGTGGGCAAGCCCTGGCAGGATGGGCTGGTGCTGGCGGCCGGCCACGCGCTGGAGACCGAGAACGGCCACCGCGCGAAAAGACCCGCCTTGTAG
- the queF gene encoding preQ(1) synthase, with the protein MTATTDTTGLTLLGAASRLPANPDEAVLERVPNPHPDLAYCVRFAAPEFTSLCPLTGQPDFAHLVIDYIPRAHLVESKSLKLFLGSFRNHGAFHEACTVEIARRLVALLDPVWLRIGGYWYPRGGIPIDVFYATGAPPEGVWIPDQGVAPYRGRG; encoded by the coding sequence ATGACCGCCACCACCGACACCACCGGCCTGACCCTGCTGGGCGCCGCCTCTCGCCTGCCCGCCAACCCGGACGAGGCGGTGCTGGAGCGCGTGCCCAACCCGCACCCGGACCTCGCTTATTGCGTGCGCTTCGCCGCGCCCGAATTCACCTCGCTCTGCCCGCTGACGGGGCAGCCGGATTTCGCGCATCTGGTGATCGACTACATCCCCCGCGCGCATCTGGTGGAGAGCAAGAGCCTGAAGCTCTTCCTCGGCAGCTTCCGCAACCACGGCGCCTTCCACGAGGCCTGCACCGTGGAGATCGCGCGGCGGCTGGTGGCGCTGCTCGACCCGGTGTGGTTGCGGATCGGGGGGTATTGGTATCCGCGCGGCGGCATCCCGATCGACGTCTTCTACGCGACCGGGGCGCCGCCCGAGGGGGTGTGGATCCCCGACCAGGGGGTGGCGCCCTATCGCGGGCGGGGGTGA
- the tgt gene encoding tRNA guanosine(34) transglycosylase Tgt — MTLRWTLEATDGRARAGRLHTAHGEVETPVFMPVGTAGTVKGMTADGVRSTGARIVLGNTYHLMLRPGAERVARLGGLHKMMDWHGPILTDSGGFQVMSLSGLRKMDEDGVTFASHVDGSKHRITPERSIEIQHLLGSDITMCFDECTPFPATHEEAARSMRLSMRWAARSRAAFTPREGHGLFGIVQGSTYPDLRAESVAALTAIGFEGYAIGGLAVGEGQEAMFDTLDVTTPLLPETHARYLMGVGKPDDLLGAVRRGVDMFDCVIPTRSGRMGRAYTSRGPLNLRNAKHAEDLRPLDPDCDCPACRNHSRAYIHHLLKCDEMLGPILLSWHNIHYYQALMRRMRQAIQQGRFEDEAARIEADWNRPE, encoded by the coding sequence ATGACGCTGCGCTGGACGCTCGAAGCCACGGATGGGCGCGCGCGCGCCGGGCGGCTGCACACCGCCCATGGCGAGGTGGAAACCCCCGTCTTCATGCCCGTCGGCACCGCCGGCACGGTGAAGGGCATGACGGCCGATGGCGTGCGCAGCACGGGCGCCCGCATCGTGCTCGGCAACACCTACCACCTGATGCTGCGGCCAGGGGCGGAGCGTGTGGCGCGCCTGGGCGGGCTGCACAAGATGATGGACTGGCACGGGCCGATCCTCACGGATTCCGGCGGCTTCCAGGTGATGAGCCTCTCGGGCCTGCGGAAAATGGATGAGGATGGCGTGACCTTCGCCTCCCATGTGGACGGCTCCAAGCACCGCATCACACCGGAGCGCAGCATCGAGATCCAGCACCTGCTGGGCAGCGACATCACCATGTGCTTCGACGAATGCACCCCCTTCCCCGCCACGCATGAGGAAGCGGCGCGGTCCATGCGCCTGTCCATGCGCTGGGCGGCGCGCAGCCGCGCCGCCTTCACCCCGCGCGAGGGCCATGGGCTGTTCGGCATCGTCCAGGGCAGCACCTATCCCGATCTGCGCGCCGAGAGTGTCGCGGCGCTGACCGCCATCGGCTTCGAGGGCTATGCCATCGGCGGCCTCGCGGTCGGCGAAGGCCAGGAGGCGATGTTCGACACGCTGGACGTCACCACGCCGCTGCTGCCCGAAACGCATGCGCGCTACCTGATGGGCGTCGGCAAGCCCGACGATCTGCTGGGGGCGGTGCGCCGCGGCGTGGACATGTTCGACTGCGTGATCCCGACGCGGTCGGGGCGCATGGGCCGGGCCTATACCTCGCGCGGGCCGCTGAACCTGCGCAACGCGAAGCACGCCGAGGATTTGCGGCCGCTGGACCCCGATTGCGACTGCCCCGCCTGCCGGAACCACAGCCGCGCCTATATCCACCATCTGTTGAAATGCGACGAGATGCTGGGGCCTATCCTGCTGAGCTGGCACAACATCCACTACTACCAGGCGCTGATGCGCCGGATGCGCCAGGCCATCCAGCAGGGACGCTTCGAGGACGAGGCCGCCCGCATCGAGGCCGATTGGAACCGACCCGAATGA
- the queA gene encoding tRNA preQ1(34) S-adenosylmethionine ribosyltransferase-isomerase QueA, translating into MPLSPADFDFALPEALIAQSPIRPRDAARMLVVQGDAPEDFGVRDLPRFLRPGDVMVVNDTQVIPARLRGRRGEARVEIMLNRAEGDGSWHALVRNARRLRVGDEVAIEGADLTARVLEKFEGGAARLDFGADPARLAAALEVAGEIPLPPYISREGGTRPEDRDDYQTLFAARPGAVAAPTASLHFTPELLAAIEARGVKRATVTLHVGAGTFLPVRDEQIATHKLHAEWCELSPEAAATINQARAEGRRVLCCGTTALRLLETAARGVTDPRAPIPPYRGLTDIFILPGFEFRAADMLLTNFHLPRSTLLMLVSAFAGMRRMRAAYDHAVAQRYRFFSYGDASLLFRQDQDISA; encoded by the coding sequence ATGCCGCTTTCCCCCGCCGATTTCGACTTCGCCCTGCCCGAGGCGTTGATCGCCCAATCCCCCATCCGCCCGCGCGACGCGGCGCGGATGCTGGTGGTGCAAGGCGACGCGCCCGAGGATTTCGGCGTGCGCGACCTGCCGCGCTTCCTGCGGCCCGGCGATGTCATGGTGGTGAACGACACCCAGGTGATCCCCGCGCGCCTGCGCGGGCGGCGGGGTGAGGCGCGGGTCGAGATCATGCTGAACCGCGCCGAGGGCGATGGAAGCTGGCACGCGCTGGTCCGCAACGCGCGGCGGCTGCGCGTGGGCGACGAGGTGGCGATCGAGGGTGCCGATCTCACCGCCCGCGTGCTGGAGAAGTTCGAGGGCGGCGCCGCGCGGCTTGATTTCGGCGCGGACCCGGCCAGGCTGGCCGCGGCGCTGGAGGTGGCGGGCGAAATCCCCCTGCCCCCCTATATCAGCCGCGAGGGCGGCACGCGCCCCGAGGACCGGGACGACTACCAGACCCTCTTCGCCGCCCGCCCCGGCGCCGTGGCGGCGCCCACGGCCAGCCTGCATTTCACGCCCGAATTGTTGGCGGCCATCGAGGCGCGGGGCGTGAAGCGCGCCACCGTCACGCTGCATGTCGGCGCCGGCACCTTCCTGCCGGTGCGCGACGAGCAGATCGCCACCCACAAGCTGCACGCCGAATGGTGCGAGTTGAGCCCCGAGGCCGCCGCCACCATCAACCAGGCCCGCGCCGAGGGCCGCCGCGTGCTGTGCTGCGGCACCACCGCGCTGCGGCTGCTGGAGACGGCGGCGCGTGGCGTGACGGACCCCCGCGCGCCCATCCCGCCCTATCGCGGCCTGACGGACATCTTCATCCTGCCGGGCTTCGAGTTCCGCGCGGCCGACATGCTGCTGACCAATTTCCACCTGCCGCGCTCCACGCTGCTGATGCTGGTCTCGGCCTTCGCGGGCATGCGGCGGATGCGCGCGGCCTATGACCACGCGGTAGCGCAGCGCTATCGCTTCTTCTCCTATGGCGACGCCTCGCTGCTGTTCCGCCAGGACCAGGACATTTCCGCATGA
- a CDS encoding MFS transporter yields MSATPRAAGLLIACAVLGAALAMGLRQSFGLFLAPMTTTLGWSASGFALAIALQVLVNGVAQPICGQVADRIGGRRVIMGGALFYALGIMGMALSTSLFWFTFFAGIVMGVAVSAAGMPVIIASLTRLLPPEMRGRAVGLGTAGSSFGQFLVVPLSQLGISVAGWQGALFLLAGAALLMVPLALPLNDKPAPPVAGEVEQTAGEALRLALRSPTFWCLFFGFFVCGLHVSFLAVHMPGFVASCMLPASVGAASIALIGLFNIAGSLAAGELSQRWRRRELLVLIYAGRGVLMTAFLLADKTTTNVLIFSAMMGVLWLSTVPPTVALVARNFGTRWLATIFGLVFLGHQIGGFTGAYLGGLIFDLTGSYDLMWSLSIAAAAFAALVHLPVRDGPALALPAQAATKP; encoded by the coding sequence ATGTCCGCCACCCCCCGCGCCGCGGGGCTGCTGATCGCCTGTGCCGTGCTGGGTGCCGCCCTCGCCATGGGGCTGCGCCAGAGCTTCGGCCTCTTCCTCGCCCCCATGACGACCACGCTGGGCTGGTCGGCCTCGGGCTTCGCGCTGGCCATCGCCTTGCAGGTGCTGGTGAATGGCGTGGCCCAGCCCATCTGCGGCCAGGTGGCCGACCGCATCGGCGGGCGGCGCGTCATCATGGGCGGCGCCCTGTTCTACGCGCTCGGCATCATGGGCATGGCGCTGTCCACCTCGCTGTTCTGGTTCACCTTCTTCGCGGGCATCGTGATGGGCGTGGCGGTTTCCGCCGCCGGCATGCCCGTCATCATCGCGAGCCTGACGCGGCTGCTGCCGCCCGAGATGCGCGGCCGCGCCGTGGGCCTGGGCACGGCGGGCTCCAGCTTCGGTCAGTTCCTGGTGGTGCCGCTGAGCCAGTTGGGCATCTCGGTTGCCGGCTGGCAGGGGGCGCTGTTCCTGCTGGCCGGGGCCGCGCTGCTGATGGTGCCGCTCGCCCTGCCGCTGAACGACAAGCCCGCCCCCCCGGTGGCGGGCGAGGTGGAGCAGACGGCGGGCGAGGCGCTGCGGCTGGCTTTGCGTTCGCCGACTTTCTGGTGCCTCTTCTTCGGCTTCTTCGTCTGCGGCCTGCATGTCAGCTTCCTCGCCGTCCACATGCCGGGCTTCGTGGCCTCCTGCATGCTGCCGGCCAGCGTGGGCGCGGCATCCATCGCGCTGATCGGGCTGTTCAACATCGCGGGCTCGCTGGCCGCGGGCGAACTCTCCCAGCGCTGGCGGCGGCGGGAATTGCTGGTGCTGATCTATGCCGGCCGCGGCGTGCTGATGACGGCCTTCCTGCTCGCCGACAAGACGACGACCAATGTGTTGATCTTCTCGGCGATGATGGGCGTGCTGTGGCTCTCCACCGTGCCGCCCACCGTGGCCCTGGTCGCCCGCAACTTCGGCACGCGCTGGCTGGCCACCATCTTCGGCCTGGTCTTCCTGGGCCACCAGATCGGCGGCTTCACCGGCGCCTATCTGGGCGGGCTGATCTTCGACCTGACCGGCAGCTATGACCTGATGTGGAGCCTCAGCATCGCCGCCGCCGCCTTCGCCGCCCTGGTGCATCTGCCCGTGCGCGACGGGCCGGCTTTGGCACTCCCCGCGCAAGCCGCTACAAAGCCCTGA
- a CDS encoding aspartate/glutamate racemase family protein yields MAHRITLIHALRHSPPPIEAAFARIWPGQVLMNLLDDSLSADLAREGQLTPAMTERFLTLGRYAAGTGSAAILFTCSAFGPCIEAVAAEQAAIPVLKPNEAMIEEIIEAGHRRIGLLATFPGTLTSMPPEFPPGIEVVPMLAEGALAALDAGGVARHDALAIEAAQRFQGVDAIALGQFSLAHVAPAVAEATGLPVFTTPDSAVRKLRRVLGG; encoded by the coding sequence ATGGCCCACCGCATCACCCTGATCCACGCGCTGCGCCATTCGCCGCCGCCCATCGAGGCCGCCTTCGCGCGAATCTGGCCCGGCCAGGTGCTGATGAACCTGCTGGATGACAGCCTCTCGGCCGACCTGGCGCGGGAGGGGCAGCTCACCCCCGCCATGACCGAACGCTTCCTGACGCTGGGGCGCTACGCGGCCGGCACGGGGAGTGCCGCCATCCTCTTCACCTGCTCCGCCTTCGGCCCCTGCATCGAGGCGGTGGCGGCGGAGCAGGCCGCCATCCCCGTGCTCAAGCCCAATGAGGCGATGATCGAGGAGATCATCGAGGCCGGCCACCGCCGCATCGGCCTGCTGGCCACCTTCCCCGGCACGCTGACCTCCATGCCCCCCGAATTTCCGCCGGGCATCGAGGTGGTGCCCATGCTGGCCGAGGGCGCGCTGGCCGCGCTTGATGCCGGCGGGGTGGCGCGGCACGACGCCCTGGCCATCGAGGCGGCGCAGCGTTTCCAGGGCGTGGACGCCATCGCACTCGGCCAGTTCAGCCTGGCCCATGTGGCGCCCGCGGTGGCCGAGGCCACGGGCCTGCCCGTCTTCACCACCCCCGACAGCGCGGTGCGCAAGCTGCGCCGCGTGCTGGGCGGTTGA
- the bcp gene encoding thioredoxin-dependent thiol peroxidase: protein MSELSVGDVAPDFTMPASGGRQVSRAALKGQPYLLYFYPKADTPGCTKQACGIQEALPQLGKLGLTVIGVSPDAMPPIEKFAKKYGLEFPLASDADQKVASAYGTWVEKSMYGKKYMGMERTSFLVGADGTIKAIWRKVKPEAHAAQVMEAAKAL from the coding sequence ATGAGCGAATTGTCGGTGGGCGATGTGGCGCCGGATTTCACCATGCCGGCCTCGGGCGGGCGGCAGGTCAGCCGCGCGGCGCTGAAGGGCCAGCCCTACCTGCTCTATTTCTACCCCAAGGCCGACACGCCCGGCTGCACCAAGCAGGCCTGCGGCATCCAGGAGGCGCTGCCGCAGCTCGGCAAGCTCGGCCTCACCGTCATCGGCGTCAGCCCCGACGCCATGCCGCCCATCGAGAAATTCGCGAAGAAATACGGGCTGGAATTCCCCCTGGCCTCGGACGCGGACCAGAAGGTCGCCAGCGCCTATGGCACCTGGGTCGAGAAATCCATGTATGGCAAGAAATACATGGGCATGGAGCGGACGAGCTTCCTGGTCGGCGCCGATGGCACCATCAAGGCCATCTGGCGCAAGGTGAAGCCCGAGGCGCATGCCGCCCAGGTGATGGAAGCCGCGAAGGCGCTCTGA
- a CDS encoding SCO family protein, which translates to MLRILRLSSLLLILMVGGVWAFAWATKSPQETLGEAFANRLASVFGQDMPSPSAGGGGMQLPPGVTLGGAFSLTDHTGRDVTQQDFAGRWMLVYFGFTYCPDVCPTELGTIAAALDIMGPEGEAVTPLLITVDPERDTPAQLADYVAAFHPRMIGLTGTAQQVADAARRYRVFYARAQRPEMTEYTMDHSSFVYLVGPDGLVRTLFRAETTPEAMAAAVRGQLRAAGRTGA; encoded by the coding sequence ATGCTTCGAATCCTTCGTCTCTCCAGCCTGCTCCTGATCCTGATGGTGGGTGGCGTCTGGGCCTTCGCCTGGGCCACCAAATCCCCGCAGGAAACCCTGGGCGAGGCCTTCGCCAACCGCCTGGCCTCGGTTTTCGGGCAGGACATGCCGAGCCCCTCGGCCGGCGGCGGCGGCATGCAGCTGCCCCCCGGGGTCACGCTGGGCGGCGCCTTCAGCCTGACCGACCACACCGGCCGCGACGTGACCCAGCAGGATTTCGCCGGGCGCTGGATGCTGGTCTATTTCGGCTTCACCTATTGCCCGGATGTGTGCCCGACCGAACTCGGCACCATCGCGGCCGCGCTGGACATCATGGGCCCGGAGGGCGAGGCGGTGACGCCCCTGCTCATCACCGTGGACCCGGAGCGCGACACGCCCGCGCAGCTGGCCGACTATGTGGCGGCCTTCCACCCGCGCATGATCGGCCTGACCGGCACGGCGCAGCAGGTGGCCGATGCCGCGCGGCGCTACCGCGTCTTCTACGCCCGCGCCCAGCGGCCGGAGATGACGGAATACACCATGGACCATTCCAGCTTCGTCTATCTGGTGGGGCCGGATGGGCTGGTGCGGACTTTGTTCCGCGCCGAGACCACGCCCGAGGCCATGGCGGCGGCGGTGCGCGGCCAGCTGCGCGCCGCGGGGCGCACCGGCGCGTGA